A stretch of Leucobacter aridicollis DNA encodes these proteins:
- a CDS encoding siderophore-interacting protein, translating to MTTPASDRTQRPARPQIVLEVKERVQLSPHLVRVVAHGPGMAQVDAGAFTDAYSKMLFRQPGSDIDPPYDLDALREELAPEDMPATRTYTVRRVDHEAGELWIDFVVHGTEGIAGPWADAARPGDPVVLRGIGGGYAPDPSADWHLLAGDESAIPAIASALEAMPADAVGVCFIEVAGEADVLELRAPAGITVSWLFRGAAEAGTSNVLVDAVRAAEWLPGRVQVFVHGERGAMKALRPYFTDERGIDRTQLSLSPYWAYGRREDRFQAEKREAIGQI from the coding sequence ATGACCACTCCCGCGTCCGACAGGACCCAGCGCCCGGCACGACCCCAGATTGTGCTCGAGGTCAAGGAACGCGTGCAGCTGAGTCCCCACCTCGTGCGGGTCGTCGCACACGGGCCCGGCATGGCGCAGGTCGATGCGGGGGCGTTTACCGACGCCTACAGCAAGATGCTCTTCAGGCAGCCCGGCAGCGATATCGATCCGCCCTACGACCTCGACGCGCTGCGGGAGGAGCTCGCGCCGGAAGACATGCCCGCCACCCGCACCTACACGGTGCGGCGCGTCGATCACGAGGCGGGCGAGCTCTGGATCGATTTCGTCGTCCACGGCACCGAGGGCATCGCCGGCCCCTGGGCCGACGCCGCCCGACCCGGCGATCCCGTGGTGCTGCGGGGCATCGGCGGTGGCTACGCGCCCGATCCGAGTGCTGACTGGCACCTGCTGGCCGGCGATGAATCGGCGATCCCAGCGATCGCCTCGGCTCTTGAAGCGATGCCAGCCGACGCCGTCGGCGTCTGCTTCATCGAGGTCGCAGGCGAGGCCGACGTGCTCGAGCTCCGTGCGCCGGCCGGCATCACGGTGAGCTGGCTGTTCCGCGGCGCCGCCGAGGCGGGCACGTCGAATGTGCTCGTTGACGCAGTGCGCGCCGCCGAGTGGCTGCCCGGCCGCGTGCAGGTCTTCGTGCACGGTGAGCGCGGTGCGATGAAGGCGCTTCGGCCGTACTTCACGGATGAGCGCGGAATCGACAGGACCCAGCTCTCGCTCTCGCCCTACTGGGCATACGGGCGACGGGAGGATCGCTTCCAGGCCGAGAAGCGGGAGGCGATCGGCCAGATCTAG
- the uvrA gene encoding excinuclease ABC subunit UvrA produces the protein MTSQSKTPIRSSAAHAHISVQGARVHNLKNVDLSIPRDSLVVFTGLSGSGKSSLAFDTIFAEGQRRYVESLSAYARQFLGQVDRPDVDFIEGLSPAVSIDQKSTNRNPRSTVGTITEIYDYMRLLWARVGIPHCAVCGERIESQTVQQIADRLMQLEERTRFQVLAPVVSKKKGEFVDLFQELAASGYSRAIVDGELIQLSEPPKLKKQIKHDISVVIDRLVASPEGLGRLTDSLETALRLADGTVQIDYVDRDQDADDRVQLFSEHLSCPNQHPVQLTEIEPRTFSFNAPFGACPTCSGLGTSMSVDDDLVLGDPELSISEGVIIPWTSQGKSLYQYYEKLLVGLSKDLDFSLKTPWGELDEDVREAVLRGNDFKVNVRWKNRFGREVKYTSGFEGVIPFIERQYAEAESDNRRERWSEFLREVPCHVCNGQRLKPEVLAVTVDNESIASVGEFSLLDAKHFFDRVELSERDAKIAAQVLREIRLRFDFLIEVGLGYLTLARAAGTLSGGEAQRIRLATQIGSGLTGVLYVLDEPSIGLHQRDNRRLIETLVKLRDLGNTLIVVEHDEETIEAADWLVDIGPGAGVEGGTVVHSGLLPELRANTNSVTGDYLAGRRAIETPKTRRPLDTSRELTVVGARSNNLQNVDATFPLGVMTAVTGVSGSGKSTLVNDVLYRVLANQLNGARMVPGKHTRVTGLEHLDKVVHVDQAPIGRTPRSNPATYTGVFDKIRNLFADTPEAKTRGYLPGRFSFNVKGGRCEACSGDGTLKIEMNFLPDVYVACEVCGGSRYNRETLQVRYKGKNIAEVLEMPIAEAEEFFEPISSIHRFMKTLVDVGLGYVRLGQSATTLSGGEAQRVKLATELQKRSNGRSIYVLDEPTTGLHFEDVRKLLLVLNGLVDKGNTVITIEHNLDVIRSADWVIDLGPEGGSGGGTILTTGTPEQVAEHAESHTGQFLAEALAKAPVAKTARKALAAAPASPAAAKPATGKPASAKKASAQKTSAKKASAKKTSAKKTSAKQATAKKTAAAAVTS, from the coding sequence GTGACTTCTCAGAGCAAAACACCTATTCGTTCCTCGGCAGCGCACGCGCACATCAGTGTCCAGGGCGCTCGGGTGCACAACCTCAAGAACGTCGACCTGTCGATTCCGCGCGACTCGCTCGTCGTCTTCACCGGGCTGTCTGGCAGCGGCAAGTCGAGCCTCGCGTTCGACACGATTTTCGCCGAGGGTCAGCGTCGGTACGTCGAGTCCCTGAGCGCGTACGCGCGCCAGTTCCTCGGCCAGGTCGACAGGCCAGACGTCGATTTCATCGAGGGCCTGAGCCCGGCGGTCTCCATCGACCAGAAGTCGACGAACCGCAACCCGCGTTCCACCGTGGGCACGATCACCGAGATCTACGACTACATGCGTCTGCTGTGGGCGCGCGTCGGCATTCCGCACTGTGCGGTGTGCGGGGAGCGGATTGAGTCCCAGACCGTGCAGCAGATCGCTGACCGCCTCATGCAGCTCGAGGAGCGCACCCGCTTCCAGGTGCTCGCGCCCGTCGTGTCGAAGAAGAAGGGCGAGTTCGTCGACCTGTTCCAGGAGCTCGCCGCGAGCGGCTACTCCCGCGCGATCGTCGACGGTGAGCTCATCCAGCTCAGCGAACCGCCGAAGCTGAAGAAGCAGATCAAGCACGACATCTCGGTCGTGATCGACAGGCTCGTCGCGTCGCCAGAGGGGCTCGGCAGGCTCACCGACTCGTTGGAGACCGCACTGCGCCTCGCCGATGGCACGGTGCAGATTGACTACGTCGACCGCGACCAGGACGCCGACGACCGGGTGCAGCTCTTCTCGGAACACCTGTCGTGCCCGAACCAGCACCCCGTGCAGCTCACCGAGATTGAGCCGCGGACGTTCTCCTTCAACGCACCATTCGGCGCGTGCCCGACGTGTTCCGGCCTGGGCACGAGCATGTCCGTTGACGACGACCTCGTGCTCGGCGACCCTGAACTCTCGATCAGCGAGGGTGTCATCATCCCGTGGACGAGCCAGGGCAAGAGCCTCTACCAGTACTACGAGAAGCTGCTCGTTGGCCTGTCGAAGGATCTCGACTTCTCGCTGAAGACGCCGTGGGGCGAGCTCGACGAGGACGTTCGCGAGGCGGTGCTCCGCGGCAACGACTTCAAGGTGAACGTGCGCTGGAAGAACCGCTTCGGCCGCGAGGTGAAGTACACGAGCGGCTTCGAGGGGGTGATCCCGTTTATCGAGCGGCAGTACGCCGAGGCGGAGAGCGACAACCGGCGCGAGCGCTGGTCTGAGTTTCTCCGCGAGGTTCCCTGCCACGTCTGCAACGGCCAGCGCCTGAAGCCCGAGGTGCTCGCGGTGACCGTCGATAACGAGTCAATCGCGAGCGTCGGCGAGTTCAGCCTGCTCGACGCGAAGCACTTCTTCGACAGGGTCGAGCTCAGCGAGCGCGACGCGAAGATCGCCGCGCAGGTGTTGCGCGAGATTCGGCTCCGGTTCGACTTCCTCATCGAGGTCGGCCTGGGCTACCTGACGCTCGCTCGCGCCGCGGGCACTCTCTCCGGCGGGGAGGCACAGCGCATCCGCCTCGCGACGCAGATCGGCTCGGGGCTCACGGGCGTCCTCTATGTGCTCGACGAGCCCTCCATCGGGCTACATCAGCGCGACAACAGGCGCCTCATCGAGACGCTCGTCAAGCTCCGCGACCTCGGCAACACGCTCATCGTCGTCGAGCACGACGAGGAGACAATCGAGGCAGCGGACTGGCTCGTGGACATCGGGCCGGGCGCCGGCGTCGAAGGCGGCACCGTGGTGCACTCGGGCCTGCTGCCCGAACTGCGCGCGAACACGAACTCTGTCACCGGCGACTACCTCGCTGGCCGCCGCGCGATCGAGACGCCGAAGACCCGCAGGCCGCTCGACACGAGCCGGGAGCTCACTGTCGTCGGGGCACGCTCGAACAATCTCCAGAACGTCGACGCGACGTTCCCGCTCGGCGTGATGACGGCCGTCACCGGCGTCTCCGGCAGCGGCAAGTCAACGCTGGTGAACGACGTGCTCTACCGGGTGCTCGCGAATCAGCTCAACGGCGCGCGCATGGTGCCGGGCAAGCACACTCGCGTCACCGGCCTTGAGCACCTCGATAAGGTCGTGCACGTGGATCAGGCGCCAATCGGTCGCACCCCGCGCTCGAACCCGGCAACCTACACCGGCGTGTTCGACAAGATCCGCAACCTGTTCGCCGACACTCCCGAGGCGAAGACCCGCGGTTACCTGCCCGGGCGCTTCAGCTTCAACGTCAAGGGCGGACGCTGCGAGGCGTGCTCGGGCGACGGTACCCTGAAGATCGAGATGAACTTCCTGCCGGACGTCTACGTCGCCTGCGAGGTCTGTGGCGGGAGCCGGTACAACCGCGAGACGCTGCAGGTGCGGTACAAGGGCAAGAACATCGCCGAGGTCCTCGAGATGCCCATCGCCGAGGCTGAGGAGTTCTTCGAGCCGATCTCGTCGATCCACAGGTTCATGAAGACGCTCGTCGACGTCGGCCTCGGGTACGTGCGACTCGGCCAGAGCGCGACCACGCTGTCCGGCGGCGAGGCGCAGCGCGTGAAGCTGGCAACCGAGCTGCAGAAGCGCTCGAACGGGCGAAGCATCTACGTGCTCGACGAGCCGACGACGGGGCTCCACTTCGAGGACGTGCGGAAGCTGCTGCTCGTGCTGAACGGCCTCGTCGACAAGGGCAACACTGTCATCACGATCGAGCACAATCTCGACGTGATCCGCAGCGCGGACTGGGTGATCGACCTCGGCCCCGAAGGCGGCTCCGGCGGCGGTACGATCCTCACCACCGGCACGCCGGAACAGGTCGCCGAGCACGCTGAGAGCCATACCGGTCAGTTCCTCGC